AATGTGTTTTAACAGCTCTGGCTTGTCAAACGAGAGGTTTCTAGCCTCTTCTAAAGCATAAATGGCCTCGTCATAGTCTTTGATTAATACATTCCCATAACCGAAATGATACCAGAAGAAAGCTTGGTTCGGGAAGTATTCCGCTGCCTTGCCTGCATCTTGTACCAAATCTTGTAAGTTTTCTGTTTTGGTGTCAAGCTCTACAATTGCTAACCAAACTTCAAAAACGGACTTGTCAAATTCGGTAGACTTTACATAACTATCTCTGGCTTCTTGTAAACGCCCTTTTTTCATGAGTAAATCTCCCATGAAAACATAGGATCCTGCTAACTTAGGGTCAAGGTCAATTAGGTTTTGCGTCAGTGAAATAGCGTTATTGATACTTTCTGTATCAGGCTCTTGTTCTACTAGTTTAATAAACGAGCCTAATACTTTCAGTTTTATTTCAGACTCCAAAGAAGGGTTTTCAAAGGCCAGTTCTAATTGTTCGTGACAGGCATCAATATTACCAAGCCTTCTATAGATATCTGCCAATAACACATGGCCTTCGGCAAGGTTTGGGTCACTTTTAAGATGGTTTAGAAGTAGCTTTTCGGCATCATCAAGTTTCTGATTGCCAATCATTATCTGAGCTTGATTTAATACATATTCTGGGTCTAATGGCTGACTCTCCATTAGTCGGTCTCCTTCTTTTATGGCTTGATCTACTTTGTTTTGTCTTAAGTAGAGCATTTGTTTTCTATGAGATATTTCTTCATCCGAACCGATGTTCTTTTCTACTTGATTATAGAGTTTTATAGCAGCATCGTAGTTTTCTTGAACAATATAAATTTCACTCAAGAGTATGTAAGTAGAAATATCAAGAGGATTTTTTCGGATTACTTTTTTGTATAAATCTATGGCACCGTCGTAATCTAAGAGTTGGGTGAGAATGTCTGCGTAAAATTTCTGGTAGTAAGTATTTTCCTTTTCAAGGTTAAGAGTCTTTTCAGCAGTTACCGCGGCTTCATTTAAGTTATTTAGCTGGATATAAGCTTTGGTGAGCATGTGATACATCCCAGCAGTAGGAGTATGCTTTTTGATTATTCCCTCGAAAATGTTTGCTGATTTAGCATAGTTTTCAGCAATGTACTCTTTCATTCCATCGATAAAAGAAGCTTCGGCAGAAAGTTCCTCTGCATTTTTTACGCCATCTTCCGTAATGTCTTGGGAGATAGACATTAAAGGAGTAAATAAAGCAAGAAGAAAGAATACCTTTTTTAACATTAAATATCTCATTTTTAATGAATTAGTCCGAACTATCTAATGCTTTGCAATAGTTCTGCCAAATGAGAACGCAAAGTACCTCAATTTGTTACAATTAGCCAAAATATGATTTAATAGGCGGGAAGAGCTGAAAATGTCACAATTTTATACAAATTTGTAGTAATTAAAATTTGTTTTAGACAGCGTTTCGATGGCAAAAAATAGGTATCAAAAAAGTAAGAGGGTTTCAGAAGCTAAAAATGTAGCAAGTCCGGCAGCAGCCGAACAGCCTGGTTTTGAGATTGATCAAAAATGGGTTCTACTCATTTTAATGGGGGGGATCTTTTTGTCATATGCTCAAATATGGTCAAATGGCTTGGTTTGGGATGATGACCCCTATATCAAATTGAATGAAGCCGTTAAAACATTTGACCTTAATGCACTTTTAACAGGATTTCATGTAGGTAACTTTCACCCTATAACCATGCTTTCTTTAGCCGTGGAATATGCCATTGTTGGAGAGAATCCTTGGCTTTATCATTTTGATAATCTTTGGTTACATGGATTAAATAGCTTTGTGCTTTATCTTTTAATAAAGAAACTGAATAAAAATACTTGGGTTGCACTTCTGACCGCTGGTTTCTTTGCTTTACACCCTTTACATGTGGAGTCTGTAGCATGGGCGGCGGAAAGGAAAGATGTGCTTTATACATTATTCTTGTTGTTGTCCATTTGGACTTATTTGAAATATGAAGCGACTAAAAACAAATTTCAATATGCTCTGTCGCTAGTTTTATTTATTCTTTCGTGTCTGTCAAAAGGGATGGCTGTGGTACTTCCTGCTTTATTGATAATTACGGATTGGTGGTTTTTAGGGAAAAAGCTGTCGGTTAAAAACTTATTAGATAAGATTCCATACTTCTTAATCACTTTATCTTTTGCTTATATAGCCACTACAGCTCAGAAAGATGCTGGAGCTGACGCTACTTCTGTAATCTCGGCAGCCTATACGGTCTCAGAAAGAGCTAGAATAGCCTGTTATTCGTTTTTGTTTTATTGGGTCAAAACATTGATTCCGTATAACTTATTACCTTTTTATCCATACCCAGGAAAACCTAATGGTGCTATTCCTGGTATTTTTAATTTGGCGGCCGCAGTTCTTCCTGTTTTTCTCGGGATCATGTATTATTTAGGAAGAAAAGATAAAAGAGTTTGGTGGGCAGTTGGTTTCTTCACCATTGCCATTTCTACAGTCTTGCAGATTTTGCCTGTAGGAAGTGCCATTGTTGCTGATAGGTATTATTATCTGTCTTCCGTTGGCCCACTTTTCTTGATAAGCCTTTTCCTTGGGAATAAAATTCAGAAAGCGGCTTCATGGAAGTATTTGAGTTATGCATTTTTAGGGGTTTGTGCTGTGTTGACTTTTATTCAAGTGCCTCACTGGAAAAATGGGTATACACTTTTTACACCTGCAGAAAAGGTTTATCCGCAAGATGCTATGGTGTTAAGTAATATTGGATGGTACCATTTAGGAGAAGAAGACTATACGTTGGCAAAGAAATACTTGATACAGGCAGATAATAATGGTTTTAAAAATGCAGACGTTTGTCGAACGATAGGTTCAATGTACATAGACGAAGGTCAGTATGATTTGGCCTTGCCTTATATACAAAATGCATATAACTATTTACCTGTCAAAAATAGAACAGATTGGTTAATGGCCTTAATTTTAAGTAAAACCAATAGAAATGAAGAGGCTTATCAATATGCTAAACTTGCAGCGGAGTCGGAGCCTGATAATTTTGAATTCATGCATACTTACGGTTCTGTGCTTTCAGCAATAGGAAGGGGTGATGAGGCTCGGGCTCTGTATGATAAACTACTTTTAGAGGATCCTGAAAACCTCGATTTACTTTTAAATCATTCGTTTAGTTACAGACAAGAAGGTAATCTCGCAAAGGAGATTGAGGAGTTGGAGGCTTTGATTGAAAAAGCTCCTGAATTCTTGGTGGCATATAAAAACATTGGCCTAAGTTTGGCAGAAACTGGCAGAAACGACGAAGCCCTAAAATATTGGGTTAAAGCAGCAGAATTAGATGCCAGCGGAGACTACGAGTATAATATTGGGATTAATTATGCGAACAGGGGCCTTATAAACGACGCCATAGAATGGTATAAGAAGTCTGCTGTTAAAGGTAAAACAGAAGCTATTGATATATTGACACAGAATGGCGTTGCTTTCTAACTTATTTATATTGTTCAATAATCCTAAATAGAGCTTTTTGAGTCTTTAGATTTGGAAAGAACGGATAAATTTGCTCATGAGCATCAAAGTCTAGGGTCAAACCATCTTGTAGGTATTTGTATGCCTCGTTGTAAGTGCCATCATATACCAAGTAAACGGTAGCTCTGTAATAAAGGTCTGCTTCGTCTGGCACTTCCTCTATCGCGTTATAGATTATTTCAAAGGCTTTTTGATAGTCTTTTTTCTCAAAGTAAAGCAAAGACCAGTTTAACCAGATGTCTATATTTTCAGGGTCTAGATTGGCGGCTTGATTATATGCTTCTATGCTAGAAATCATGTTTCCAAGCTGGGCTTCTATATCACCTTGAAGAAGCCAATAATCGCTATTTGTTTCATTGATTTTGGTTGCTTTTTTAGCAAAATGAATAGCTTCCATCCACTTTTGTTGTTCAAAAAGTACCGAAGCCATTCCGTACCAAGCTTCTTCCCAATTTTCTTCAATTTCGGCAGCTTTTTTATAATTATTAAAAGCTCCTAAAAAATCACCTAGTTTTTCTAAACTAGAGGCTAAATAAGTTAAAACTTCGGCAGAGGGCTTCTCTAAGGCTAGAGTCTTTTCATAAGCTTCTTTTGCCTTTTCGTAGTTTTCCTCATTCATGTAATTATGACCGAGGTTAAACCATCCGCTAGCAAAATCTTCTTTAATCACCACAGAAAAGTCAAAAGCTCTAATGGCTTCTGGGTAATCTTTTAGTCTGCTATACGCTAAACCAAGGCAATACCAAGCATAATGAGAGTAGGGCTTTTCGTCGGTTAAATTTTTGAAATAGGGTATGCTGCCTTCTAGTTTATTGAGATATTCCAGATTATAAATTAGCTCCAAATAGGCTATTTCATTATCATAACCCAGCTTAATGGCTTCTTTGTAGTGAAAAGCAGCCTTTTGAAATTCACCTGAGTTTTGGAAAGTTTGTGCCAAATGAAAGTGAATATCATCTTTTTGGTCAGAGAGTAGCAACGCTCTTTCTAATAGTTCAAGTGCGGTTTGATGCTCACCCATCAAATTATTAATAACCCCCTTCATATACAGTATTTCCGTATCGGCAGGGAAAAAGGTAGCAGCTTTGTCAAGAAGCTCTAAGCCTTCTTCATATTCCAGTTCATTTACATGAAGCTGTGTTCTATTTAGAAGCAGTTCTAAAGAATACGGATATTGATCCAAACCTAGTTGACAAGCTTTTTTTGCTAAAACCCAATCAGACTTTTCTATGTAAAACTCGGAAAGAGATTCATAGGTGTCTTCGTTTAGGTAGTGCGACTCGTCATTGAGCACCATGGCCTCAAATTCCTTTGCGGTTTGGCTTATACCTTTATCTCCTACTTCATCAAAATTATCGTTAAATTCAATATTCATTTAGACTCTTCTAGGTTCTAGGTTTCCTGTCTTTACATGAAATTAAAATTAATTAATCTAGCATCACAATTAATCTTAATGAAATGTAATTTATTCGACAAATCTGAAACTTAGAACGTAAAAAAATAAAAATAAAGTACATATAATTTGCTTGGTGGTACTACCATCTATTTGTTTCGCATAATTATTAGCCTTTGGCAAAAGAAAATGACTAGAAATATCCTTTTAATGGAAGGACCAGACTCAAAAGGTTTGGTTTATCACGTGACGAAAGTTCTTTATAAAAATGACTGTAACATCATCAATCAAGATGAATACGTAAGTCCGGCAGGGCAGTTTTTTATGAGGACGGAGTTTGAAAGTGAAAAAAAGTTTGATGCAGAAATTGTCATTGCAGATCTGAGAAAAAGGGTGCCAAATGAAGACGTTAAGTTTCGATTAAACCCGAGAAAGAAAAAGGATATCGTTATTCTGTGTACTAAAGAGCATCACTGCCTTTCTGATTTACTTATCCGATATCATTTTGAAGAACTGAATGCTAACATTTTGGCTGTGATAAGTAATTATGATTCACTGAAACCATTTGTAGACAAGTTTGATATTCCTTTTCATCATGTTAGTCATGTGGGACTGTCAAGAGAAGACCATGAACTGGAAATAATGAAAGTGGTAAATGGCTATCAGCCGGAATATCTAGTTCTAGCCAAATACATGCGAATTTTGACACCTTATTTCGTTGCTAAGTTTTCTAATAAGATTGTCAATATCCACCATTCCTTTTTGCCAGCATTTATCGGAGCAAATCCATATAAGCAGGCTTTTGACCGAGGTGTTAAGATTATTGGAGCCACAGCTCACTTTGTCAATAACAATTTGGACGAAGGACCAATCATTGCTCAAGACGTGAAAAAAGTGGACCATAGGTTTAGCTCTAAAGATATGTCAAGAGAAGGTAAAGACGTAGAGAAAATGGTACTAACCAAAGCTTTGAAACTTGTCTTTAGTGATCGTGTCTTTATCTTCGGAAATAAGACTATTATTCTTTAAAAGAAGAAGCCTAAC
This sequence is a window from Arcticibacterium luteifluviistationis. Protein-coding genes within it:
- a CDS encoding tetratricopeptide repeat protein, yielding MLKKVFFLLALFTPLMSISQDITEDGVKNAEELSAEASFIDGMKEYIAENYAKSANIFEGIIKKHTPTAGMYHMLTKAYIQLNNLNEAAVTAEKTLNLEKENTYYQKFYADILTQLLDYDGAIDLYKKVIRKNPLDISTYILLSEIYIVQENYDAAIKLYNQVEKNIGSDEEISHRKQMLYLRQNKVDQAIKEGDRLMESQPLDPEYVLNQAQIMIGNQKLDDAEKLLLNHLKSDPNLAEGHVLLADIYRRLGNIDACHEQLELAFENPSLESEIKLKVLGSFIKLVEQEPDTESINNAISLTQNLIDLDPKLAGSYVFMGDLLMKKGRLQEARDSYVKSTEFDKSVFEVWLAIVELDTKTENLQDLVQDAGKAAEYFPNQAFFWYHFGYGNVLIKDYDEAIYALEEARNLSFDKPELLKHILSLLGDSYNATKQYSDSERAYEEALKMDPAYIPVLNNYSYFLAMRNKNLLKAQEMSEKLVSLSPSNVDYLDTRAWVLFKSENYLHAKEVIESAVIYAKDVNGTVLEHYGDILYKLGDKPQAIEQWKKAKLLGENSTKIDQKISEQQYIE
- the purU gene encoding formyltetrahydrofolate deformylase; amino-acid sequence: MTRNILLMEGPDSKGLVYHVTKVLYKNDCNIINQDEYVSPAGQFFMRTEFESEKKFDAEIVIADLRKRVPNEDVKFRLNPRKKKDIVILCTKEHHCLSDLLIRYHFEELNANILAVISNYDSLKPFVDKFDIPFHHVSHVGLSREDHELEIMKVVNGYQPEYLVLAKYMRILTPYFVAKFSNKIVNIHHSFLPAFIGANPYKQAFDRGVKIIGATAHFVNNNLDEGPIIAQDVKKVDHRFSSKDMSREGKDVEKMVLTKALKLVFSDRVFIFGNKTIIL
- a CDS encoding tetratricopeptide repeat protein → MAKNRYQKSKRVSEAKNVASPAAAEQPGFEIDQKWVLLILMGGIFLSYAQIWSNGLVWDDDPYIKLNEAVKTFDLNALLTGFHVGNFHPITMLSLAVEYAIVGENPWLYHFDNLWLHGLNSFVLYLLIKKLNKNTWVALLTAGFFALHPLHVESVAWAAERKDVLYTLFLLLSIWTYLKYEATKNKFQYALSLVLFILSCLSKGMAVVLPALLIITDWWFLGKKLSVKNLLDKIPYFLITLSFAYIATTAQKDAGADATSVISAAYTVSERARIACYSFLFYWVKTLIPYNLLPFYPYPGKPNGAIPGIFNLAAAVLPVFLGIMYYLGRKDKRVWWAVGFFTIAISTVLQILPVGSAIVADRYYYLSSVGPLFLISLFLGNKIQKAASWKYLSYAFLGVCAVLTFIQVPHWKNGYTLFTPAEKVYPQDAMVLSNIGWYHLGEEDYTLAKKYLIQADNNGFKNADVCRTIGSMYIDEGQYDLALPYIQNAYNYLPVKNRTDWLMALILSKTNRNEEAYQYAKLAAESEPDNFEFMHTYGSVLSAIGRGDEARALYDKLLLEDPENLDLLLNHSFSYRQEGNLAKEIEELEALIEKAPEFLVAYKNIGLSLAETGRNDEALKYWVKAAELDASGDYEYNIGINYANRGLINDAIEWYKKSAVKGKTEAIDILTQNGVAF
- a CDS encoding tetratricopeptide repeat protein produces the protein MNIEFNDNFDEVGDKGISQTAKEFEAMVLNDESHYLNEDTYESLSEFYIEKSDWVLAKKACQLGLDQYPYSLELLLNRTQLHVNELEYEEGLELLDKAATFFPADTEILYMKGVINNLMGEHQTALELLERALLLSDQKDDIHFHLAQTFQNSGEFQKAAFHYKEAIKLGYDNEIAYLELIYNLEYLNKLEGSIPYFKNLTDEKPYSHYAWYCLGLAYSRLKDYPEAIRAFDFSVVIKEDFASGWFNLGHNYMNEENYEKAKEAYEKTLALEKPSAEVLTYLASSLEKLGDFLGAFNNYKKAAEIEENWEEAWYGMASVLFEQQKWMEAIHFAKKATKINETNSDYWLLQGDIEAQLGNMISSIEAYNQAANLDPENIDIWLNWSLLYFEKKDYQKAFEIIYNAIEEVPDEADLYYRATVYLVYDGTYNEAYKYLQDGLTLDFDAHEQIYPFFPNLKTQKALFRIIEQYK